A stretch of the Desulforamulus ferrireducens genome encodes the following:
- the rsmA gene encoding 16S rRNA (adenine(1518)-N(6)/adenine(1519)-N(6))-dimethyltransferase RsmA, with protein MRELTSPTAVREIIRSHGFQVRKSLGQNFLLDANIIDRIARQANLTVEDLVFEIGPGLGVLTRRLAKEAGRVIAVELDQHLLPILAETLADYPNAQVVHGDALKVDFDRLAQEKTAGQFGPQGKGYKLVANLPYYITTPILMHLLTSGFNLDLMVVMMQREVAERLQASPGSKDYGSLSVAVQYYTVPEIVIRVPKTVFYPAPDVESAVVRLTRRTAPPVQVTSEEDFFRIVRASFGQRRKTLLNSLAGSGLASKEAWQRILAEAGIDPGRRGETLSIEEFATLANTFCSSTR; from the coding sequence TTGCGAGAATTAACATCACCCACGGCGGTCAGGGAGATTATTCGTTCCCACGGCTTTCAGGTGCGAAAATCACTGGGGCAGAACTTTTTACTGGATGCCAATATTATTGATCGCATTGCACGTCAAGCAAATTTAACCGTAGAGGATTTAGTCTTTGAAATAGGTCCGGGACTGGGAGTTTTAACCCGTCGATTGGCCAAGGAGGCGGGTAGGGTCATTGCCGTGGAACTGGACCAGCACCTGTTACCAATTTTGGCGGAAACCCTGGCAGATTACCCTAATGCCCAAGTGGTGCACGGGGATGCTTTAAAGGTGGACTTTGACCGGTTGGCCCAGGAAAAGACCGCCGGCCAATTTGGCCCCCAGGGAAAAGGCTATAAATTGGTAGCCAACTTGCCCTACTATATTACCACGCCAATTTTAATGCACCTGCTGACCAGCGGTTTTAATCTGGATTTAATGGTTGTTATGATGCAAAGGGAAGTGGCGGAACGCTTGCAGGCTTCCCCAGGCAGTAAAGATTACGGCAGCCTTAGTGTGGCAGTACAGTACTATACTGTACCGGAAATTGTCATACGGGTCCCCAAAACAGTTTTTTACCCTGCCCCGGATGTGGAGTCCGCTGTTGTCAGGTTAACCAGAAGAACAGCACCACCTGTGCAGGTTACCAGTGAAGAAGACTTTTTCCGGATAGTGCGGGCGTCCTTTGGACAGCGACGCAAAACCCTGCTTAATTCCCTGGCCGGCTCCGGTTTGGCCAGTAAAGAGGCTTGGCAAAGGATTTTGGCCGAAGCCGGTATTGACCCGGGCAGACGTGGCGAGACACTCTCTATCGAAGAATTTGCCACCCTGGCCAATACTTTTTGTTCCAGCACCCGCTAG
- the yabG gene encoding sporulation peptidase YabG — protein sequence MPKIQEGDICVRKSYGRDVFFKVCSIYRDKDGKDYAVLKGLDIRLFASSLIDDLEKVDAREVAKYWTTTLKKNAEIMDRVMRRRQEERQHRLRRCTEGNCLVRGENTEKDRGLDIEGFDVPGSVLHLDGDKDYLDLCMTTYRNLNIPAFGYAIDEEEQPKKVRALLEKHYPDILVLTGHDGIKKGAKDLSDIKNYHNTRYFVEAVRAARAFEKSRDDLVIFAGACQSCYEAILSAGANFASSPKRVLIHAYDPVFVVEKIAYTSIHDPIALRDIISSTITGFDGIGGVETRGKHRLGIPKTEY from the coding sequence GTGCCCAAAATACAGGAGGGAGACATTTGTGTCCGTAAATCCTACGGTCGCGATGTTTTCTTTAAGGTCTGCAGTATTTATCGTGATAAAGACGGTAAAGACTATGCTGTTCTTAAAGGTTTGGATATAAGACTATTTGCCAGTTCGTTAATTGATGATTTAGAAAAGGTTGATGCCAGAGAGGTAGCAAAGTATTGGACTACTACCTTAAAGAAAAATGCCGAGATCATGGACCGAGTGATGAGAAGACGTCAGGAGGAAAGACAGCATCGACTGAGAAGGTGTACAGAAGGCAATTGTCTAGTCCGGGGAGAAAATACGGAAAAGGATAGGGGATTAGATATCGAGGGTTTTGATGTGCCCGGTTCGGTACTCCACTTGGATGGCGACAAAGATTATCTGGATCTCTGTATGACTACCTACCGCAATCTGAACATTCCCGCTTTTGGCTATGCCATTGATGAAGAAGAGCAGCCTAAAAAAGTTCGGGCTCTGTTGGAAAAACACTACCCAGATATTCTGGTACTGACCGGGCATGATGGCATCAAAAAAGGAGCCAAGGATCTGAGTGATATCAAAAACTATCATAATACCCGTTACTTTGTGGAAGCGGTACGGGCAGCCCGCGCCTTTGAAAAAAGCCGTGACGACCTGGTGATCTTTGCCGGTGCCTGCCAGTCTTGCTACGAAGCCATTTTAAGTGCCGGTGCCAACTTTGCCAGTTCCCCCAAAAGAGTGTTAATCCACGCCTATGACCCGGTGTTTGTGGTAGAAAAAATAGCCTATACCTCCATCCATGATCCCATCGCCCTGCGAGATATTATTTCCAGTACCATTACCGGCTTTGATGGCATTGGGGGAGTAGAAACCCGAGGCAAACACCGCCTGGGCATTCCCAAAACAGAATATTAA
- a CDS encoding CAP domain-containing protein, giving the protein MQLRLKRTYVLLATLFLLSVLIPFVGAQPALAAAGDDQEIVELINAARTKAGLAPLTYDVNLSVQAANNLDTYLTTGKSPSSTTLTQIAKNGGYSSLGQAVLSGKDAAAIAQAQIKYYGSQTVLNSKYNTIGLVVADTSKGITCLQLLATKPQAQQSTKPTQPTQPTQPTKPQQPVQQPEQKPEQPVEQQSTSFMNTLQQQVVDLVNVERAKYSLQPLVAKQDLTAVAQLKAQDMYNSRYFSHQSPNYGSPFDMMKKYGISYRAAGENIAMGQRTAAQVVEDWMNSPGHRANILNTNYNEIGVGVYQSYNGYGYIWVQEFARR; this is encoded by the coding sequence ATGCAGTTAAGACTCAAGAGAACCTATGTGCTCCTAGCTACTCTGTTCCTGTTATCTGTGCTGATTCCCTTTGTGGGCGCCCAGCCGGCTCTGGCTGCCGCCGGGGATGATCAAGAGATTGTCGAGTTAATTAATGCAGCCAGAACCAAGGCAGGTCTGGCACCCTTAACCTATGATGTTAATTTGTCTGTGCAAGCAGCCAATAACCTGGACACATATTTAACAACAGGTAAAAGCCCCAGCAGTACAACATTAACACAAATTGCTAAAAACGGTGGCTATAGCTCCCTTGGCCAAGCAGTGCTAAGTGGCAAAGACGCAGCTGCCATTGCCCAAGCTCAGATCAAATATTACGGTAGCCAAACTGTTCTTAACAGCAAATACAATACCATTGGTTTGGTTGTGGCAGATACTTCTAAGGGAATAACCTGTTTACAATTGCTGGCTACTAAACCTCAGGCGCAACAATCTACAAAACCTACTCAGCCTACTCAACCTACTCAGCCTACTAAACCGCAGCAACCTGTGCAACAACCAGAACAAAAGCCTGAACAACCAGTAGAACAGCAATCCACTTCCTTTATGAATACCCTGCAACAGCAGGTGGTAGATCTGGTCAATGTTGAACGGGCCAAATACAGCTTACAGCCCCTGGTAGCTAAACAAGACCTTACCGCTGTGGCACAGTTAAAAGCCCAGGATATGTATAACAGCAGATATTTCAGCCATCAATCCCCCAACTATGGTTCTCCCTTTGATATGATGAAGAAATATGGTATCAGCTACCGGGCTGCCGGTGAGAATATTGCCATGGGTCAAAGAACCGCTGCCCAGGTAGTGGAGGATTGGATGAACAGCCCCGGTCACAGAGCCAATATTTTAAACACCAACTACAATGAGATTGGTGTGGGTGTTTACCAGAGTTACAATGGTTATGGTTATATCTGGGTGCAGGAATTTGCCC